In the genome of Mogibacterium neglectum, the window CATCTTGTTAAGAACTGGGAGTATCTCGAGGTCTTCATCGAGAGCTAGATAAACGTTACCGAGCGTCTGTGCTTCTACGCCCTGAGTAGCATCCACTACCAGTACGGCACCATCGCAGGCAGCTAGGGAACGAGATACCTCGTAGTTAAAATCCACGTGTCCTGGAGTGTCGATTAGGTTTAACACGTACTCCTCTCCATCCTTTGCCTTGTAAGAGAGCCTCGTTGTCTGAAGCTTGATGGTGATGCCTCGCTCTCTCTCGATATCCATATTGTCGAGAAACTGCTCCTTCATATCCCTCGATGCAACGAGTCCAGTCTTCTCAATTAGTCTGTCAGCAAGAGTTGACTTACCATGGTCTATATGAGCAATGATACTGAAATTTCTAATTTTTTTTAAGTAATCCATATTCGTCCTTATCTTAATTTATATTAATTCTTATTTATCTTCGTCCGTCTCCGCAATAGAAGCTATGAGCTCCTTGCAAGCAAGCATATTTGCATACCCAGCCACAGCAAGCTCAAGCGCCAGCTTCGTAGCAGTTTCTTTGTCTTTGCAGCCTTTAATTTTATCCGCTACTCGCAAGTATTCATCATCTATAGTCCTACAGTACTCATCGTAGAAATGCTCTACATCCATGTGTTCCATTTCCGAACCGAGCAAAAGACCAGCTTCCTTGACGCTCATGACCTGCTTGAACAAGCAAATGGCTGTTAGATACCCTATATGTTCACGGTCGTACTTCTTACCATGAGCCCT includes:
- a CDS encoding DUF1836 domain-containing protein, giving the protein MSERINELVSRLENSRPENWDKIPDIDLYMDQIIGYMKRQHIGLEREGEETLTPAMINNYMKSSLLPRAHGKKYDREHIGYLTAICLFKQVMSVKEAGLLLGSEMEHMDVEHFYDEYCRTIDDEYLRVADKIKGCKDKETATKLALELAVAGYANMLACKELIASIAETDEDK